Within the Planctomycetia bacterium genome, the region TGGCACGGCCGCACCGCGCGACCGGGCGATCCTCGGCCTGCTGCTCGTCTGGCTCGCCATCTGGGTGGGAGGCTTCTCCGCAGCGGCGACGAAACTGCCCAACTACGTCCTGCCCGCCTATCCGGCGGCCGCCTTCCTGGTCGCGATCGTCGCCGTGCAGGCGGCCCGCCGCGCGGCCACGACGGCGGGCTGGGAGCATCCGCGCTGGATGACGGCGGGGATCGCCTGCCTGGCGTTCGGCGGCGTCGCCACGGCGGCCACGATCGTCGTCGTCGCCCGCCACGGGCTCCCCGGCGTGGAACCGGCCGCCCTCGTGGGGCTCGTGCCCGTCGGCGCCGCCGCCGCCTGCGGCCTGCTGGCCCGCCGCGACCCACGGGCCGCCGTCGCCACGTTCGCCGCGTCCGCACTCTGCTTCACGGCCCTCGCCGTCGGCCCCGCCGGCCGGCGACTCGCCGCGGCCAACCCCCTGCCCGGGTTCGTGCAGGCGATCCAGGCCCGCGCCGGCGGCGCGGCCCGCCTCGGCACCTACCTGCTGGCGAGCCCGAACGTCATCTTTTACTCCAACGGCCACGTTTCCCAGTTCACGATGGAAGGGGACGAGGCGGCCGGCCGGTTCCTCCATTCCGGCCGCGACGCGGTGCTGCTCGTGCCGGAGGATCACTATCCCCACGTCGCCGGCTCCCTGCCGGCGGGATTCGGGATCGTGGGCCGCATCCGTCCGGCGTTCCGCAGGCACGACGTGCTCGCGATCGGCGCGCTCGAGGACGCACCGGCCGAGCGCACGGCGACCGCCGGGGGAACGACGCGATGAGCCAGGCGCACGAAGCCGACACCATCCTGTCCTGCAGCCCGCGGGCCGCCGGCCGCCGGTCCGGTCGCGGCCTGCTCTCCGTCGTGATCCCCTGCCATGACGAGGCGGACGTCATCGACGCGACCCACGACCGGCTGGTCGAGGTCTTGCCGACGACCGGCATGGACTTCGAGATCATCTACGTCGACGACGGCAGCCGCGACGCCACGCTCGCCAGGCTGGAGGCGATCGCCGGCCACGATACGCGGGTGACCGTGGTCGAGCTGTCGCGCAACTTCGGCCAGCAGGCGGCGATGTCGGCCGGCCTGGCCATGGCCCGGGGTGACGCGGTGGTGATCACCGACGCCGACCTCCAGGATCCACCCGAGGTGATCCCGGAGATGGTGGCGGCGTGGCGGGGCGGCGTGGACGTGGCCTACGGGCGGCGCCGCTCGCGGGCCGGCGAGACGCCCTTCAAGCTCTTCACCGCGAGCCTCTTCCACCGCTTCTTCGCCCGGCTCATTCCCTACCCGATGCCGGTCGACACCGGCGACTTCAAGCTCATCGACCGGGCGGTGGCCGATGCCGTCAACGCGCTCCCCGAACGGCGCCGCTACCTGCGCAGCCTGATTCCCTGGGCCGGCTTCCGCCACGAGCCGGTCTGGTACGACCGCCGCGCCCGCCACGCCGGCACGACGAAGTATTCCCCCTGGAAACTCCTCAAGCTCGCCGGCGACGCGCTCGTGCTCTCGTCCGACGCGCCAATGCGGCTGACGTGGACGGCCGCCGGCGGCCTGGCGGTCAGCGGCGCGCTGGCGACGACCGCCGCGACGGTGGCGGCCTGGACCGCGCCGGCCCCGCAGGCCGGTGTTTCGCTGGCGGCCATGACCGCCGTCGTCTGCCTCGTCGCCGCCGTGCAGACGACGGCCCTGGCGATCGTCGGTGAATACGTGGTCCGGGCCTACCGCGAGGCACAAGGAAGGCCGACGTCGGTGGTCCGGCGCACGATCACGACAGCGACCGTTCGCAACACCTCCGGCACGCGGGCCGCGTAGCAGGCCGGCCGCGGCTCACTTGGCCAGTTCGGCCTCGATCGCCTTGACGAACGCGGCGTCGTCGGGCGCAACGCGGGTCTTGAACCGCCCCGCGATCCTGCCGTCCTTGCCGATGAGAAACTTCTCGAAGTTCCAGCCCACCTCGCCCGGCGGGTCGGACGATTCGGTGAGCGTCTTGAAGAGCGGCGCCTTGCCCTGCCCCTTGACGGTGATCTTGGAGAACATCGGGAACGTGACGCCGTAGTCCTTCGTGCAGAACGTGGCGATCTCGGCGTCGCTGCCCGGCTCCTGGGCGCCGAAATCGTTGGCCGGGAAGCCGAGGACCACGAAGCCCTTGTCCTTGTGGGCTTCGTACAGCTTTTGCAGGCCCGCGTACTGCGGCGTCGCACCGCAGCGGCTGGCGACGTTCACGATCAGCACCACCTTCCCCTTGTAGGCGGCGAGGTCGACCGGCTTGCCGTCGATCGACTTCATCTCGCCCGCCAGCGGCGTGCCGGTCTCGGCCCGGGCGGAGAGCATCATCGAAAGGGACGCGCACACGAAGCCGACGACGAGCAGACTGCGAAACTCGGGCACTGGCATGGGGATTCTCCTGGCGCGGAACGGGCGGGGCAACGACGCACTGAGATTAGAGGCGACTGCACCCGGCTGTCAAAGTTCCGGCTGGCGCTCGCCCGCAGGCAGCGGCGTCCAGCGGTCGAACGTCGCCGCCTGCCCATGGTATCCCCCGCGGGCATCGACGAGGTTCCAGACGATCGCCTGCTCGATGCGAAACCGCCTCCCGGTGCTCGAGATCCGGATGCCCGAGTAGTCGTCCACAAACCCATCGCGCCAGGTGCGTTCCAGGAGCCGCGCCCGCTCGTCGCGGTGCACCGGCTCGGCGGTGAGCCGCGACGGCGTCCGCAGCAACGTATCGAAGTCGAGTTCCCAGAGTGCCAGCGCCGCCGCGTTGCCGTAGGTCAGGATCGGATCGGCCTCGGTGCCGTGCGACACGACGACGAACGGGGCCCGAAACAGCCGCATGGCCTGCTCGACCGGCGTCCCGGCACGGTCGATGAGTTCACGCCCCAGCAACCGGACGAACGAGTCGAGGAGCAGCTGCGCGTGGGCCGCCGTCGCCGCGATCGGCCCGTCAGGCGGCGGTGTCACGGAGTCGTCGGTGTGCATCGGCGTCACCACGGCAGTCATGCCGGGCCCGCCGCGGCGACGGCGGCACCCGCCTCCGCGGCATAGGTGCGGAAGTTCTCCCGGAACCGGCCGGCGAGCCGGCGGGCGGCTCCCTCCCAGGCGGCTGGATCGCCCCAGGCCCGCCACGGCACGAGCAGTTTCTCGTCCACGCCCGGCACCCGCGTCACCGCGTCGAGGCCGAACACCGGGTCCCGCTCCACGGCTGCGGCATCGACCGCGCCCGCATGGATGGCGTCGATGATCCGGCGCGTGGCACCGAGGTCGATGCGCCGCCCCGTGCCGTAGCCCCCCCCGGTCCAGCCGGTGTTGACGAGCCAGACCCGCGTGCCGTGCCGCGCGAGTTGTTCAGCGAGTAGCCGGGCGTAGACAGCCGGGTGCCGAACGAGGAAGGCGGCGCTGAAGCAGGCCGAGAAGGCGAGCTGCGGCTCCGAGACCCCCATCTCCGTTCCCGCCACCCGGGCCGTGTAGCCGGAGAGGAAGTGATACATCGCCTGCTCCCGCGACAGCCGGCTCACCGGCGGCAGCACGCCCGACGCATCGCAGGTCAGGAAGATCACGTTCCGCGGATGCGGCCCGACGCAGGGGAGCTTGGCGTTGGCGACGTGCTCGATCGGATAGGCGGCCCGGGTATTCTCCGTGATCGCGCTCGACGTGTAGTCGACGACCCGCGTCTCGGCGTCGTAGGCCACGTTCTCCAGCACCGCCCCGAAGCGGATCGCCCGCCAGATTTCCGGCTCGCGGGCCTCGGTCAGGTGGATGCACTTGGCGTAGCAGCCCCCCTCGATGTTGAAGACGCCGTCCGGCCCCCAGCCATGCTCGTCGTCGCCGATCAGCCGGCGCCGCGGGTCGGCAGAGAGCGTCGTCTTGCCGGTGCCGGAGAGTCCGAAGAACAGGGCCACCTCCCCCGCGCCGCCTCCCTCAGGCAGCGACTCGTTGGCCGAGCAGTGCATCGAGAGCACGCCGCGGGCGGGGAGCAGCCAGTGCATGTAGGTGAACACGCCCTTCTTCATCTCGCCGGCGTACTCGGTGCCGAGGATCACCTGCTCGCGGCGTTCCAATGACAGGTCGATGCTCGTGCGGCTGGTCATCTGGCTCGTGAACGGATTGGCCGGAAACTGGCCGGCGTTGTAGATCACGTAGTCCGGGCTGCCGAACCGCTCCAGCTCGTCGAGCGCGGGGCGGATGAGCATGTCGTGCATGTACAGGGCGTGATAGGCCCGGGCACAGATCACGCGAACCTTGATCCGGCAGGCCGGGTCCCAGCCCGCGTAGCCGTCGCAGACGTAGACCTGGTCGCGGGTGTTGAGGTAGTCGATCGCCCGCTGGCGGTTGAGGAGGAAGGTGTGCTCGTCGATCGGATGATTGACGGGCCCCCACCAGACGTCGGCCCGGGACTCGGCCGCCTCGACGACGTGCTTGTC harbors:
- a CDS encoding glutathione peroxidase; the protein is MPVPEFRSLLVVGFVCASLSMMLSARAETGTPLAGEMKSIDGKPVDLAAYKGKVVLIVNVASRCGATPQYAGLQKLYEAHKDKGFVVLGFPANDFGAQEPGSDAEIATFCTKDYGVTFPMFSKITVKGQGKAPLFKTLTESSDPPGEVGWNFEKFLIGKDGRIAGRFKTRVAPDDAAFVKAIEAELAK
- a CDS encoding glycosyl transferase, which gives rise to MSQAHEADTILSCSPRAAGRRSGRGLLSVVIPCHDEADVIDATHDRLVEVLPTTGMDFEIIYVDDGSRDATLARLEAIAGHDTRVTVVELSRNFGQQAAMSAGLAMARGDAVVITDADLQDPPEVIPEMVAAWRGGVDVAYGRRRSRAGETPFKLFTASLFHRFFARLIPYPMPVDTGDFKLIDRAVADAVNALPERRRYLRSLIPWAGFRHEPVWYDRRARHAGTTKYSPWKLLKLAGDALVLSSDAPMRLTWTAAGGLAVSGALATTAATVAAWTAPAPQAGVSLAAMTAVVCLVAAVQTTALAIVGEYVVRAYREAQGRPTSVVRRTITTATVRNTSGTRAA
- a CDS encoding MEKHLA domain-containing protein, whose protein sequence is MTAVVTPMHTDDSVTPPPDGPIAATAAHAQLLLDSFVRLLGRELIDRAGTPVEQAMRLFRAPFVVVSHGTEADPILTYGNAAALALWELDFDTLLRTPSRLTAEPVHRDERARLLERTWRDGFVDDYSGIRISSTGRRFRIEQAIVWNLVDARGGYHGQAATFDRWTPLPAGERQPEL
- the pckA2 gene encoding phosphoenolpyruvate carboxykinase [ATP] 2 — its product is MPLPIDLSAHEITVPTVIRNASPGRLYEDAVSRERAAIVESGAIAIRSGVKTGRSPGDKHVVEAAESRADVWWGPVNHPIDEHTFLLNRQRAIDYLNTRDQVYVCDGYAGWDPACRIKVRVICARAYHALYMHDMLIRPALDELERFGSPDYVIYNAGQFPANPFTSQMTSRTSIDLSLERREQVILGTEYAGEMKKGVFTYMHWLLPARGVLSMHCSANESLPEGGGAGEVALFFGLSGTGKTTLSADPRRRLIGDDEHGWGPDGVFNIEGGCYAKCIHLTEAREPEIWRAIRFGAVLENVAYDAETRVVDYTSSAITENTRAAYPIEHVANAKLPCVGPHPRNVIFLTCDASGVLPPVSRLSREQAMYHFLSGYTARVAGTEMGVSEPQLAFSACFSAAFLVRHPAVYARLLAEQLARHGTRVWLVNTGWTGGGYGTGRRIDLGATRRIIDAIHAGAVDAAAVERDPVFGLDAVTRVPGVDEKLLVPWRAWGDPAAWEGAARRLAGRFRENFRTYAAEAGAAVAAAGPA